The genomic interval CCTGTAAATTCTAATTTCTGTTTCATGTGTTTTGTCTTATTTTTTATAGTCACATGGAATGCTTGGCATTTCATTCTTTTTTGTGTTTTTATGGACATATCCAAAACGTATCCAAATGTATCCAAAAACAAAATTACTAAAATGTGGCCGCATTTTGCCACTGCCTGCATTTTTTTTAACTAAAGGGATGGTGTTTTGTTAGTAAGTCCGTTAACCCTGTCAGCTCCTGTACTTCATAATGTTCTGTACTGCTTATCCATTTGTGGCCTGCCATATATTGAACCTGTCTTTTATCGTACATTTTTATCCAGTTCAGAATCACGCTTGCCCTTATGTGCCCTGCATTTTTGATTACTGGATTGATGCCTTTTAATTCATTGGACAAGTATTGCATGGTATTGGAAGGGTGGCACTCAAAAAGTTTTTCGCTTGTGAATTTCGATTCTGTAATATACCTGTGCAATAAAATGATTTGTCTTGATTCCAATTTTAATTCCCTGCTGTTGCTTCTTCTTGTTGATGGTATGTAAATCATTCCTTCGTTTAATTTCACATGATTGATTTCAATCTTATCCAGTTCTCCGCTATGCACTGCTTGCCCTATCATTAATCCCAATATCACAACATTTCTTTGGTGCACTGCTTTATGCTTCTCTTCCCTGTAACGCTCTCTTGGTTTTGCGTATTCCTGGTAAAGGTTTTCCAGTTCTGTATGGCTCAAGGGGTTTACTATTACATTTTTTATTGCTCCTTTGATTCTCAACCGTCTTGCCGGATTAATTTCCATTGCTCCTTCGTCTTTCAGGTGCTCAAAATATTTTCGTATGCTGTTTATTCTGATGTTCAGAGTTTGCACGCTTAAGGCTTTGCTTTTCATGCTCTGCACGTATCCCAATAGTTCATTGTAGGTAAGATGTGTTATTTCTTCAATGCCGTTTTCTTTTGTCCAGGCTTCAAAGCGGACAAGGTCTTTCAGGTGTTCGCTGATGGTTCTCTGGGCAAGCCCTTTGTCTTGCAAATAATATTCAAAACTCTGGAAATTCATGCTCTTCGTTTTTAAGTTGGTTAACTATATGCGTGTAAATCTGTGTTGATTCCAGTGAGCCATGCCCTAAAAACTTGGCTATTTCTTCAATGGGCATTCCGCTTTGTAAAAGATGGGTGGCAATGCTGTGCCTTAAACTGTGAGTGCTAAAATGTTTTTCTATACCCGATCTTTCTTTCATGAACTTAAACCTTCCTTCAAAGCTTTTCATCC from Bacteroidota bacterium carries:
- a CDS encoding site-specific integrase encodes the protein MNFQSFEYYLQDKGLAQRTISEHLKDLVRFEAWTKENGIEEITHLTYNELLGYVQSMKSKALSVQTLNIRINSIRKYFEHLKDEGAMEINPARRLRIKGAIKNVIVNPLSHTELENLYQEYAKPRERYREEKHKAVHQRNVVILGLMIGQAVHSGELDKIEINHVKLNEGMIYIPSTRRSNSRELKLESRQIILLHRYITESKFTSEKLFECHPSNTMQYLSNELKGINPVIKNAGHIRASVILNWIKMYDKRQVQYMAGHKWISSTEHYEVQELTGLTDLLTKHHPFS